The Streptococcus toyakuensis genome has a window encoding:
- a CDS encoding SemiSWEET family transporter, with protein sequence MSEKQMKILGWVATFMSVMMYVSYFPQIMNNLAGQKGNFIQPLVAAINCSLWVYYGLFKKERDIPLAAANAPGIIFGLVTVITALI encoded by the coding sequence ATGTCTGAAAAACAAATGAAAATTTTAGGTTGGGTAGCGACCTTTATGTCTGTTATGATGTATGTGTCTTACTTCCCACAAATCATGAACAATCTGGCTGGTCAAAAAGGAAATTTCATCCAGCCCTTGGTTGCTGCCATCAACTGTAGTCTCTGGGTTTACTACGGTCTTTTCAAAAAAGAAAGAGATATCCCCCTTGCAGCAGCTAATGCACCAGGTATTATTTTTGGCCTAGTGACGGTTATTACAGCTTTGATTTAA
- the manA gene encoding mannose-6-phosphate isomerase, class I, translating to MSEPLFLQSVMQEKIWGGTKLRDEFGYDIPSEKIGEYWAISAHPNGVSKVSNGRFEGTDLATLYAEHRELFGNRPEPVFPLLTKILDANDWLSVQVHPDDAYGLEHEGELGKTECWYIIAADEGSEIIYGHNAKSKEELRQQIEDKNWDALLTKVPVKAGDFFYVPSGTMHAIGAGILILETQQSSDTTYRVYDFDRKDDNGNLRELHLEKSIDVLNIGEPANSRPVTVKADDLRSTLLVSNDFFAVYKWEITGKVDFEKTADYSLFSVLAGQGQLTVDGKNYPIQKGFHFILPSDVEAWTLEGQDLELIVSHP from the coding sequence ATGTCAGAACCATTATTTTTACAATCAGTTATGCAAGAAAAAATCTGGGGTGGAACCAAGCTACGTGATGAGTTTGGTTACGACATCCCAAGTGAAAAAATCGGAGAATATTGGGCCATCTCAGCCCATCCAAATGGAGTCTCTAAAGTTTCCAATGGTCGTTTTGAGGGGACAGACCTAGCTACTTTGTATGCAGAACACCGTGAATTGTTTGGCAATCGTCCAGAACCTGTATTTCCACTCTTGACCAAGATTCTGGATGCCAACGACTGGCTCAGTGTACAAGTTCACCCAGACGATGCCTATGGACTAGAGCATGAAGGCGAGCTTGGAAAAACAGAATGCTGGTATATTATCGCTGCAGACGAAGGTTCAGAGATTATCTACGGTCACAATGCCAAGTCAAAAGAAGAACTCCGCCAGCAAATCGAGGACAAGAATTGGGATGCTTTGTTGACAAAAGTACCAGTTAAAGCTGGAGATTTCTTCTATGTGCCAAGTGGCACCATGCATGCTATTGGTGCAGGTATTTTAATCCTTGAAACACAACAATCTAGTGACACAACCTACCGTGTCTATGACTTTGACCGTAAGGATGATAATGGTAACTTGCGTGAACTTCACCTTGAAAAATCCATTGATGTCTTGAACATTGGTGAGCCTGCAAATAGCCGTCCTGTAACTGTTAAAGCAGATGATTTGCGTTCCACTCTCCTTGTATCCAATGATTTCTTTGCAGTTTACAAGTGGGAAATTACTGGAAAAGTTGACTTCGAAAAGACAGCTGACTACAGCTTGTTTAGTGTCTTAGCTGGTCAAGGTCAACTGACTGTTGACGGAAAAAACTATCCAATCCAAAAAGGTTTCCACTTTATCCTACCAAGTGATGTTGAAGCTTGGACCTTGGAAGGACAAGATTTGGAATTGATTGTTAGCCATCCATAA
- a CDS encoding 6-phospho-beta-glucosidase has translation MTEKLTFPDGFLWGGATAANQCEGAYNLEGRGLANVDVVPIGPDREAIITGQKKMFSFEEGYFYPAKQAIDMYHHYKEDIALFAEMGFKTYRLSIAWTRIFPKGDETVPNEAGLAFYEDLFKECHKYGIQPLVTITHFDCPMHLITEYGGWRNRRMLDFYEKLCRTLFTRYKGLVKYWLTFNEINMILHAPFMGAGLCFEEGENQELVKYQAAHYELVASALATKIAHEIDPENKVGCMLAAGQYYPNTAHPRDYWAAMEEDRKSYFFIDVQARGEYPNYAKKQWERERIEIQMTAEDLELLKDNTVDFVSFSYYASLVASGDPEVKELTAGNIFASLKNPYLESSEWGWQIDPLGLRITLNAIWDRYQKPMFIVENGLGAMDTPDENGHVADDYRIAYLEAHIKAMRDAIYQDGVDLLGYTTWGCIDLVSAGTGEMNKRYGFIYVDRDNAGHGSLKRSKKKSFYWYKDVIASNGASIE, from the coding sequence ATGACCGAAAAACTGACTTTTCCGGATGGTTTCTTGTGGGGCGGAGCGACAGCTGCCAACCAGTGTGAGGGTGCTTATAATTTAGAAGGTCGTGGATTGGCGAATGTGGATGTCGTCCCCATCGGTCCAGATCGTGAAGCCATTATCACAGGTCAGAAAAAGATGTTTTCGTTTGAGGAGGGCTATTTTTACCCAGCCAAGCAAGCTATTGATATGTACCATCATTACAAGGAAGATATTGCCCTTTTTGCGGAAATGGGCTTTAAGACTTATCGTCTATCCATTGCTTGGACTCGGATTTTTCCTAAGGGCGACGAAACAGTGCCAAATGAAGCTGGTCTAGCCTTTTATGAGGATTTATTTAAGGAGTGCCACAAGTATGGTATCCAACCTCTGGTGACTATCACTCATTTCGACTGTCCTATGCACTTGATTACAGAGTACGGTGGTTGGCGCAATCGTCGGATGTTAGACTTCTATGAAAAACTTTGTCGCACACTCTTTACCCGCTATAAGGGTTTGGTCAAATATTGGCTTACCTTCAACGAAATCAACATGATTCTCCATGCCCCCTTTATGGGAGCTGGGCTCTGTTTTGAAGAAGGAGAAAATCAAGAACTGGTTAAATATCAGGCTGCACACTATGAGTTGGTAGCTTCAGCTCTTGCGACAAAGATTGCCCACGAAATTGACCCAGAAAATAAGGTGGGATGTATGTTGGCTGCAGGGCAATACTATCCTAACACAGCCCATCCAAGAGACTACTGGGCAGCCATGGAGGAAGACCGCAAGAGTTACTTCTTCATTGATGTTCAAGCGCGTGGGGAATACCCAAACTATGCCAAGAAGCAGTGGGAGCGTGAGCGAATCGAGATTCAAATGACTGCAGAAGATTTAGAGTTGTTGAAGGACAATACTGTTGACTTTGTTTCCTTCTCTTACTATGCAAGTCTAGTAGCCTCAGGTGATCCAGAAGTTAAAGAATTAACTGCTGGAAATATCTTTGCCTCTCTCAAAAATCCTTATCTTGAATCCTCAGAATGGGGATGGCAGATTGACCCACTTGGTCTTCGTATCACCCTCAATGCTATCTGGGATCGTTACCAAAAGCCAATGTTCATCGTGGAAAACGGTCTAGGTGCTATGGATACACCGGATGAGAATGGTCATGTAGCAGATGACTATCGGATTGCTTACTTAGAGGCTCATATCAAGGCCATGCGAGATGCCATTTACCAAGATGGCGTTGACTTGCTTGGTTATACGACTTGGGGCTGTATCGATCTGGTTTCAGCTGGAACAGGCGAAATGAACAAGCGCTATGGCTTTATCTATGTAGATCGAGATAATGCTGGTCATGGAAGCCTCAAACGTAGCAAGAAGAAATCCTTCTACTGGTACAAGGATGTCATTGCCAGCAATGGTGCAAGCATTGAGTAG
- a CDS encoding lipopolysaccharide assembly protein LapA domain-containing protein has product MLKKFNELSLKDKAYLIGGLSLLVIVISFGLLNRQTVTVSLVFTQLSAPLILVIFTCLVIGIIAGSAIGISYHHNKTQDLRSRIAEAEATINIKDRELVQYEEQVQQLKQEAKQ; this is encoded by the coding sequence ATGCTAAAAAAATTTAATGAATTGTCACTGAAAGATAAGGCTTATCTAATTGGCGGTTTGAGCTTATTAGTCATTGTGATCTCATTTGGTCTACTCAATCGTCAAACAGTAACTGTCAGTCTTGTCTTTACACAACTATCTGCTCCCTTGATTTTGGTGATTTTTACTTGTCTAGTAATCGGGATCATTGCTGGTAGTGCTATTGGTATTAGCTATCACCATAACAAGACTCAAGATCTGAGAAGCCGCATTGCTGAAGCAGAAGCGACTATCAATATAAAAGACAGGGAGCTTGTCCAGTACGAGGAACAGGTGCAACAATTAAAACAGGAAGCCAAACAATAA